One Nitrososphaerota archaeon genomic region harbors:
- the tmk gene encoding dTMP kinase: protein MAQSKSGLLIGVEGIDAVGKRTQTSLLTTWFHSKSVTVSTISFPDYSTPIGREIKHFFVGEKNYSPEVRSLLFAANRWERKAELEGMMSRSEAVIVNRYSESNLAYGTSIGLRLDWLLGLESGLPRADLVLVLDAPADELYRRRGLNKDRYERDTALQERARKSYLELSAKFGWKVIDATQGVQQTSSAMTAAVSQLLAEKRGTV from the coding sequence GTGGCTCAAAGCAAGAGCGGCCTGCTCATAGGCGTCGAAGGTATCGACGCCGTGGGGAAGAGGACCCAGACTTCTCTGCTCACCACCTGGTTCCACTCGAAGTCAGTCACCGTCAGCACGATCTCCTTCCCCGATTACAGCACCCCCATCGGCAGGGAGATCAAACACTTTTTCGTCGGCGAGAAGAACTACTCTCCCGAGGTGAGGAGCCTGCTCTTCGCAGCGAACAGGTGGGAGAGGAAGGCCGAACTCGAAGGGATGATGTCGCGGAGCGAAGCCGTCATAGTGAACAGATATTCGGAGTCCAACCTCGCCTACGGCACCTCCATAGGCCTTCGGCTGGACTGGCTCCTCGGGCTCGAATCGGGACTCCCCAGGGCAGACCTCGTCCTAGTCCTCGACGCGCCCGCCGATGAGCTCTACCGGAGGCGGGGCCTCAACAAGGACAGATACGAGCGCGACACCGCCCTTCAGGAGAGGGCCCGGAAATCCTACCTGGAACTGTCTGCCAAGTTCGGCTGGAAGGTGATAGACGCCACCCAGGGGGTGCAGCAGACGAGCAGCGCGATGACGGCCGCGGTTTCCCAACTCCTCGCCGAGAAACGAGGGACCGTCTAG